The Nitrospinota bacterium genome includes the window TCCGAACAGCCAGATTAAGAATCCTGACATTATAACCGTGCCTCTCTAAGTATTCAGCAAGGCTGACAAAACCGATGGGATACATCTCAAAAACAGGGGTGGAGGGAACTACATCACTTGTGGGTCCATAGAGAATAGACTTACTTCTGAAACCGTATACACTTGGAGAATGGATAAGAATCAGATCCGCTTTCGAC containing:
- a CDS encoding cobalamin-dependent protein (Presence of a B(12) (cobalamin)-binding domain implies dependence on cobalamin itself, in one of its several forms, or in some unusual lineages, dependence on a cobalamin-like analog.), giving the protein MSKADLILIHSPSVYGFRSKSILYGPTSDVVPSTPVFEMYPIGFVSLAEYLERHGYNVRILNLAVRMLNDKGFNPKKVLKSLKPRAFGIDLHWLPHAHGSLETAKILKEYHRDIPIIF